From a single Candidatus Brevundimonas phytovorans genomic region:
- a CDS encoding DJ-1/PfpI family protein translates to MQIAILTLDGFNELDSFIAAGILNRMKSQGWAAHITCPTPEVTSMAGVTIQRQKPLEFLAEADAVLIGSGIRTRDYAADPAFLSQLKLDPTRQLIGAQCSGTLLLAKLGLIGALPACTDLTTKPWVIEAGVNVVDAPFVAHGNVATAGGCLASQYLAAWMIARLATVQDAEDAIHYVAPVGEKAEYVARAMAAVRPFIAPRTQSAA, encoded by the coding sequence ATGCAGATCGCCATCCTGACCCTCGACGGCTTCAACGAGCTGGACAGCTTCATCGCGGCGGGCATCCTGAACCGCATGAAGAGCCAGGGCTGGGCCGCCCACATCACCTGCCCCACGCCCGAGGTCACATCGATGGCCGGGGTGACGATCCAGCGCCAGAAGCCGCTCGAGTTTCTGGCCGAGGCCGACGCCGTCCTGATCGGCAGCGGGATCAGGACGCGCGACTACGCCGCCGATCCCGCCTTCCTGTCACAGCTGAAACTGGATCCGACACGCCAACTGATCGGCGCCCAATGCTCGGGAACCCTGCTGCTGGCGAAACTGGGCCTGATCGGCGCCCTGCCCGCCTGCACCGACCTGACCACCAAGCCCTGGGTCATCGAGGCCGGCGTCAACGTCGTGGACGCCCCCTTCGTCGCGCATGGCAATGTCGCGACCGCGGGCGGCTGCCTCGCCTCGCAATACCTCGCCGCCTGGATGATCGCTCGTCTGGCGACGGTTCAGGACGCCGAAGACGCCATCCACTACGTCGCCCCCGTCGGCGAAAAGGCCGAATACGTGGCGCGGGCGATGGCGGCGGTGCGGCCCTTCATCGCGCCTCGAACACAGTCGGCAGCTTAG
- the queE gene encoding 7-carboxy-7-deazaguanine synthase, with product MTYSAKEVFLTVQGEGGQAGRPAVFLRFAGCNLWSGLERDRATAVCSFCDTDFVGVNGDGGGKFKTADLMADHVAGMWRGRQGDPKLVVCTGGEPLMQLDAALIEALHARGFEVAIESNGTLVAPEGVDWICISPKANAPVVQTSGQELKLVYPQALAMPDRFEGLDFERFWLQPMDGPDQAANTAAAIEYCLTHPQWRLSVQTHKYIGVR from the coding sequence GTGACTTACTCCGCCAAAGAAGTCTTCCTGACGGTGCAGGGCGAGGGCGGTCAGGCCGGGCGCCCCGCCGTCTTCCTGCGCTTCGCCGGCTGCAACCTGTGGAGCGGGCTGGAGCGGGACCGCGCCACCGCTGTCTGCAGCTTCTGCGACACGGACTTTGTCGGCGTGAACGGCGACGGCGGCGGCAAGTTCAAGACCGCCGACCTGATGGCCGACCATGTCGCCGGCATGTGGCGCGGCCGCCAGGGCGATCCCAAGCTGGTGGTCTGCACCGGCGGCGAGCCGCTGATGCAACTGGACGCAGCTCTTATCGAGGCCCTGCATGCGCGCGGGTTCGAGGTCGCCATCGAGTCCAACGGCACCCTGGTCGCGCCCGAGGGCGTCGACTGGATCTGCATCAGCCCCAAGGCCAACGCCCCCGTGGTCCAGACCTCGGGTCAGGAGCTGAAGCTGGTCTATCCGCAAGCCCTGGCGATGCCGGATCGGTTCGAGGGCCTCGACTTCGAACGCTTCTGGCTGCAACCCATGGACGGCCCCGACCAGGCCGCCAACACCGCCGCCGCCATCGAATACTGCCTGACCCACCCGCAATGGCGGCTGAGCGTCCAGACGCACAAGTATATCGGGGTGCGGTAG
- the queC gene encoding 7-cyano-7-deazaguanine synthase QueC, translated as MSVTSQVSETSALVLFSGGQDSATCLAWALERYDRVETIGFDYGQRHAVEMSARQTVREQMVNVLPQWADRLGPDHVVDLTGFGAIGETAMTTDRTIEADARGLPNTFVPGRNLIFLVAAAALADRRGLQVLVGGMCETDFSGYPDCRNDTIQAMSQALTLGLAKPSPIETPLMFLTKAETWALAERIGGAALVEMIVEASHTCYLGDRTHRHDWGYGCGTCPACELRAAGYNEWAARA; from the coding sequence ATGAGCGTTACGTCGCAAGTCTCTGAAACCTCTGCCCTTGTCCTGTTTTCGGGAGGGCAGGACAGCGCCACCTGCCTGGCCTGGGCGCTGGAGCGGTATGACCGGGTCGAGACCATCGGCTTTGACTATGGTCAGCGTCATGCGGTCGAGATGTCGGCGCGCCAGACGGTGCGCGAGCAGATGGTGAACGTCCTGCCGCAATGGGCCGACCGGCTGGGGCCGGATCATGTCGTCGATCTGACCGGTTTCGGGGCTATCGGCGAGACGGCCATGACCACGGATCGGACCATCGAGGCCGATGCGCGCGGCCTGCCCAACACCTTTGTGCCGGGGCGCAACCTGATCTTTCTGGTGGCGGCGGCGGCGCTGGCGGACCGGCGGGGGCTTCAGGTCCTGGTCGGCGGCATGTGCGAGACCGACTTCTCGGGCTATCCCGACTGCCGCAACGACACGATTCAGGCCATGAGCCAGGCCCTGACCCTTGGGCTGGCCAAGCCGTCGCCGATCGAGACGCCGCTGATGTTCCTGACCAAGGCCGAGACCTGGGCCCTGGCCGAGCGGATCGGCGGCGCGGCGCTGGTCGAGATGATCGTGGAGGCCAGCCACACCTGCTACCTGGGCGACCGGACGCATCGCCACGACTGGGGCTATGGCTGCGGAACCTGCCCGGCCTGCGAGCTGCGCGCGGCGGGCTACAACGAATGGGCGGCGCGCGCGTGA
- a CDS encoding response regulator, producing the protein MPTIEVLTERVEPVTPVTMAGEVFARFAREPDTLVIPVVDGDRPLGLIERSDFLMKLAGPLGQSLYGAREVTHIMDDEPAVVEAGVRIDAFSNIILKSGPGALLRGFIVTRDGAYRGVGTAVGLLRAVNAIERQQNRDLTEQVRAATDATLQAAAAARSKSQFLGLMSHELRTPMNGVRAVAEMLLRQPLNDAALAHVQTIMDSSEALLDTLQDALDLARAEAGELTLSPAPTPLRAVMDEIQTLWTPRATQDGVALMVGYEGDTELAGVLDGPRLTQVFNTLIGHALKFARNGMVEASLKAVVIGDQVRLEARVRDDGPGIEPARLDTLFEHAAGPDGGGIGLSICRHIVQQMDGRIWAENNAGRGATFAFDLSAPRAIIQQEEPSNVSTLDELDLQARPHILIADDNATNRVVAQALCEMFGCTSETVEDGQEALEAVQARPFDLILMDIKMPRLDGVQATQAIRALPGDSRNIPIVALTANADPDDAKHYLAVGMAAVVEKPIKPERLRMAMNAALAAPAAAAATAPAARKRPAA; encoded by the coding sequence ATGCCGACGATCGAAGTGCTGACCGAGCGCGTGGAGCCTGTGACCCCCGTCACGATGGCGGGCGAGGTCTTCGCTCGCTTCGCGCGTGAACCGGACACCCTGGTCATCCCGGTCGTCGACGGGGATCGCCCCCTTGGCTTGATCGAACGCAGCGACTTTCTGATGAAGCTGGCGGGACCGTTGGGCCAGAGCCTGTACGGCGCGCGTGAAGTCACGCACATCATGGACGACGAGCCCGCCGTGGTCGAAGCCGGCGTCCGCATCGACGCCTTTTCCAACATCATTCTGAAAAGCGGCCCCGGCGCCCTGCTGCGCGGCTTCATCGTCACCCGTGACGGCGCCTATCGCGGCGTCGGTACGGCGGTGGGCTTGCTGCGCGCCGTCAACGCCATCGAGCGCCAACAGAACCGCGACCTGACTGAACAGGTGCGCGCCGCCACCGACGCCACGCTTCAGGCCGCCGCCGCCGCGCGCTCCAAGAGCCAGTTCCTGGGTCTGATGAGCCACGAATTGCGCACCCCGATGAACGGCGTCCGGGCGGTGGCCGAGATGCTGCTGCGCCAACCCCTGAACGACGCCGCCCTGGCGCACGTCCAGACGATCATGGACTCCTCCGAAGCCCTGCTGGACACCTTGCAGGACGCGCTCGACCTGGCCCGCGCCGAGGCCGGCGAACTGACGCTGTCGCCCGCCCCTACCCCTCTGCGGGCCGTGATGGATGAGATCCAGACCCTGTGGACCCCACGGGCGACCCAGGACGGCGTCGCCCTGATGGTCGGCTATGAGGGCGACACCGAACTGGCTGGCGTCCTGGACGGTCCGCGCCTGACCCAGGTGTTCAACACCCTGATCGGTCATGCACTGAAATTCGCCCGCAACGGCATGGTGGAAGCCAGCCTGAAAGCCGTCGTCATCGGCGACCAGGTCCGCCTGGAAGCTCGCGTCCGCGACGACGGACCCGGCATCGAACCCGCCCGCCTGGACACCCTGTTCGAGCATGCCGCCGGACCGGACGGCGGCGGGATCGGCCTGTCGATCTGCCGCCATATCGTCCAGCAGATGGACGGTCGCATCTGGGCCGAGAACAACGCCGGTCGCGGCGCCACCTTCGCCTTCGACCTGTCGGCGCCCCGCGCCATCATCCAGCAGGAGGAGCCGTCGAACGTCTCCACCCTGGATGAACTGGACCTGCAGGCCCGCCCCCATATCCTGATCGCCGACGACAACGCCACCAACCGCGTCGTGGCCCAGGCCCTGTGCGAAATGTTCGGCTGCACCTCGGAAACCGTCGAGGACGGCCAGGAGGCCCTGGAGGCCGTTCAGGCCCGCCCGTTCGACCTGATCCTGATGGACATCAAGATGCCGCGCCTGGACGGGGTTCAGGCGACGCAGGCTATTCGCGCCCTGCCCGGCGACAGCCGCAACATCCCTATCGTGGCCCTGACCGCCAACGCCGATCCCGACGACGCCAAACACTATCTGGCCGTCGGCATGGCCGCCGTGGTCGAGAAACCGATCAAGCCGGAACGCCTGCGCATGGCGATGAACGCGGCCCTCGCCGCCCCTGCCGCAGCGGCCGCGACCGCCCCCGCCGCCCGCAAGCGTCCCGCCGCCTGA
- a CDS encoding PaaI family thioesterase — MTDQFLTTLLPQLASGAAHTHALGFQYEGLEGDRVRLRVPYRDDLVGDPETGVLAGGLVTTLLDHVGGLAVWVGLKTYQPIATLDLRVDYMRAAIPGRDLIAEARCYRLTRSIGFVRAWAFEDDPADPVAAAQSAYVISAEGDHRAGANLRARTSAGDAA; from the coding sequence ATGACGGATCAGTTCCTGACCACCCTGCTGCCTCAACTCGCCTCGGGCGCGGCCCACACCCACGCCCTGGGCTTTCAATACGAGGGGCTGGAGGGCGACCGGGTGCGGCTGCGGGTTCCCTATCGGGACGACCTGGTCGGCGATCCCGAGACGGGGGTCCTGGCGGGCGGCCTGGTCACGACCTTGCTGGACCATGTCGGCGGCCTGGCGGTCTGGGTCGGGCTGAAGACCTATCAGCCCATCGCCACTCTTGATCTGCGCGTCGACTATATGCGCGCCGCCATTCCTGGCCGGGACCTGATCGCCGAGGCGCGCTGCTATCGGCTGACGCGCAGCATCGGCTTTGTCCGCGCCTGGGCGTTTGAGGACGACCCCGCCGATCCCGTCGCCGCCGCACAGTCGGCCTATGTCATCAGCGCCGAGGGCGACCATCGCGCCGGCGCCAACCTGCGCGCCAGAACCAGCGCCGGAGACGCCGCATGA
- a CDS encoding PaaI family thioesterase: protein MTAPLLDSLPYARFLGLRTQLNGDDLTVVMPFADHLIGNPMLPALHGGSTAALLEMTAVAQVSLSYPRLRLPRPINVTVAYLRSGRPGDVFAQARINKAGRRVAHVLAEAWQQGRDQPIAALTAHFLLDGDDDAT from the coding sequence ATGACCGCTCCCCTGCTCGACAGCCTCCCCTACGCCCGCTTCCTCGGCTTGCGGACCCAGTTGAACGGCGACGACCTGACCGTCGTCATGCCCTTCGCGGATCACCTGATCGGCAATCCCATGCTGCCCGCCCTGCACGGCGGATCAACCGCAGCCCTGCTGGAAATGACCGCGGTGGCCCAGGTGTCGCTGAGCTATCCACGCCTGCGCCTGCCGCGCCCGATCAACGTCACCGTGGCCTATCTGCGCTCGGGCCGGCCCGGCGACGTCTTCGCCCAGGCGCGAATCAACAAGGCCGGGCGGCGCGTCGCCCATGTCCTGGCCGAGGCCTGGCAGCAGGGCCGCGACCAGCCCATCGCCGCCCTGACCGCTCACTTCCTGCTGGACGGCGACGATGACGCAACCTGA
- a CDS encoding helix-turn-helix transcriptional regulator: protein MPLSHAKLWKALDALARREGASPSGLARRAGLDATSFNPSKRFGPGQPPRPRWPSTESLTRVLEATGTSLGAFAALADDAPPEDYAIPLLGLAQAGADGFFDDAGLPLAEGWDQTALPRMKDSLLSLQIAGDSMTPLYREGDKVIVDREATDVRKGDRVVVRTTGGETLAKEVAAMSAREVTLASINPAYPPRALPRRDILWMARILWVSQ from the coding sequence GTGCCGCTGTCCCACGCCAAGCTCTGGAAGGCCCTTGACGCCCTGGCGCGTCGTGAAGGCGCCTCGCCGTCGGGTCTGGCACGCCGGGCGGGCCTGGACGCGACCAGTTTCAATCCGTCGAAACGCTTCGGGCCCGGCCAACCGCCCCGCCCGCGCTGGCCCTCCACCGAAAGTCTGACCCGGGTGCTGGAGGCTACAGGAACCTCGCTGGGCGCCTTCGCCGCCCTGGCCGACGACGCGCCGCCCGAGGATTACGCCATTCCCCTGCTCGGCCTGGCCCAAGCCGGCGCCGACGGCTTCTTCGACGATGCGGGACTACCCCTGGCCGAGGGCTGGGACCAGACCGCCCTGCCGCGCATGAAGGACAGCCTGCTGAGCCTTCAGATCGCCGGCGATTCCATGACGCCCCTCTATCGCGAAGGCGACAAGGTCATCGTCGATCGCGAGGCGACCGATGTGCGCAAGGGCGACCGGGTCGTGGTGCGCACCACCGGCGGCGAAACCCTGGCCAAGGAAGTGGCTGCGATGAGCGCGCGCGAGGTGACGCTGGCTTCGATCAACCCCGCCTATCCGCCGCGCGCCCTGCCCCGCCGCGACATTCTCTGGATGGCCCGCATCCTCTGGGTCAGTCAGTAA
- a CDS encoding SH3 domain-containing protein: protein MSKFFKAGLAATAMFAALGSAAVPMTASAMPQANGITNCDAPGGRQQAGAAIGAVLGGLAGSQVSKNERALGAVVGAGAGAAAGSYIGCNQQRARSANQAAANSYRATSNLRIRTGPGASYRQTGSLRAGQPFTAVGSQGEWVQIAGGGWVNAHYVAPN from the coding sequence ATGTCCAAGTTCTTCAAGGCGGGTTTGGCCGCCACCGCAATGTTCGCCGCTCTGGGTTCGGCCGCCGTGCCGATGACCGCCAGCGCCATGCCGCAAGCCAACGGCATCACCAACTGCGACGCCCCGGGCGGTCGTCAACAGGCGGGCGCCGCCATCGGCGCCGTGCTGGGCGGTCTGGCTGGCAGCCAGGTGTCCAAGAATGAGCGCGCCCTCGGCGCCGTGGTCGGCGCGGGCGCCGGCGCCGCCGCCGGTTCCTACATCGGCTGCAACCAGCAGCGCGCCCGCTCGGCTAACCAGGCGGCCGCCAACTCCTATCGCGCGACCTCGAACCTGCGTATCCGCACGGGTCCGGGCGCCAGCTATCGCCAGACCGGCAGCCTGCGCGCCGGCCAGCCCTTCACCGCAGTGGGCTCTCAGGGCGAGTGGGTTCAGATCGCGGGCGGCGGCTGGGTGAACGCCCATTATGTCGCGCCGAACTAA
- a CDS encoding lysine--tRNA ligase, translating to MLQNLETLSREARSWPFEQARNLLAHVLKKRLSDAERDAAKLLIDAGKADEALATFEALNRPVILETGYGPSGLPHMGTFGEVARTTMVRNAFRALTGDHWRTRLIAFSDDMDGLRKVPEGVPNPEMLREDLHLPLTKVRDPFGTHDSFGAHNNARLRAFLDGFGFEYEFMSSTETYRSGRFDATLLTLLERFDKVMGIMLPTLGEERRATYSPFLPISPITGHVLQVPTLERNVERGTIVFDDPAGGRTEVPVTGGHVKLQWKPDWAMRWTALDVDYEMSGKDLIESVRESGKICRALGGTPPEGFNYELFLDVEGKKISKSKGNGLTMDEWLRYGTPESLSWYMFQSPKSAKSLHFNVIPRATDDYLSFIEQYKTQEPAKQIDNAVWHIHSGQPPESASPVSFALLLNLVGVANASSKDQLWAYFAKYLPDATPENEPVLDRLMGYALNYYEDFVKPSKTYRLPDDKEKTALLDLADRLKALPADTTDGEIIQGEVYAVGKAHEFEPLRAWFQALYEVLLGASQGPRFGSFAAIYGLPQTIALIETGANGELAGN from the coding sequence ATGCTTCAGAACCTTGAAACCCTGTCCCGTGAGGCCCGTTCGTGGCCGTTTGAGCAAGCGCGCAACCTGCTGGCCCACGTGCTCAAGAAACGGCTGTCGGACGCGGAGCGCGATGCGGCGAAGCTGCTGATCGACGCGGGCAAGGCGGACGAGGCCCTTGCGACCTTCGAGGCGCTGAACCGGCCGGTGATCCTGGAGACGGGTTACGGCCCGTCGGGCCTGCCGCACATGGGCACGTTCGGCGAGGTCGCGCGCACGACCATGGTGCGCAATGCATTCCGCGCCCTGACCGGCGACCACTGGCGCACGCGCCTGATCGCCTTCTCGGACGACATGGACGGCCTGCGCAAGGTGCCGGAGGGCGTGCCGAACCCGGAGATGCTGCGCGAAGACCTGCATCTGCCGCTGACCAAGGTACGCGATCCGTTCGGCACGCACGACAGCTTCGGCGCGCACAACAACGCCCGTCTGCGCGCCTTCCTCGACGGCTTCGGCTTCGAGTACGAGTTCATGTCCTCGACCGAGACCTATCGCTCGGGCCGGTTCGACGCGACCCTGCTGACCCTCTTGGAACGCTTCGACAAGGTCATGGGCATCATGCTGCCGACCTTGGGCGAGGAGCGCCGCGCCACCTATTCGCCCTTCCTGCCGATCAGCCCGATCACCGGCCATGTGCTGCAGGTGCCGACGCTGGAGCGCAACGTCGAGCGTGGGACCATCGTGTTTGACGACCCCGCCGGCGGGCGCACCGAGGTCCCCGTCACCGGCGGCCATGTGAAGCTGCAGTGGAAGCCCGACTGGGCCATGCGCTGGACCGCGCTGGACGTCGACTACGAGATGTCGGGCAAGGACCTGATCGAGAGCGTGCGCGAGAGCGGCAAGATCTGTCGCGCCCTGGGCGGCACGCCGCCGGAAGGCTTCAACTACGAGCTCTTCCTCGACGTCGAGGGCAAGAAGATCTCCAAGTCCAAGGGCAACGGCCTGACGATGGACGAGTGGCTGCGTTACGGCACGCCCGAGAGCCTGAGCTGGTATATGTTCCAGTCGCCGAAGTCGGCCAAGAGCCTGCATTTCAACGTCATTCCGCGCGCGACGGACGATTATCTGTCCTTCATCGAGCAGTACAAGACGCAGGAACCGGCCAAGCAGATCGACAACGCCGTCTGGCACATTCATTCGGGTCAGCCGCCCGAGAGCGCCTCGCCGGTGTCCTTCGCCCTGCTGCTGAACCTGGTGGGCGTGGCCAACGCCTCCAGCAAGGACCAGCTGTGGGCCTATTTCGCCAAATACCTGCCGGACGCCACGCCCGAGAATGAGCCGGTTCTGGACCGTCTGATGGGCTATGCGCTGAACTACTACGAGGACTTCGTGAAGCCCTCGAAGACCTATCGCCTGCCCGACGACAAGGAGAAGACGGCGCTGCTGGACCTGGCGGACCGTCTGAAGGCTCTTCCGGCCGACACGACCGACGGCGAGATCATTCAGGGCGAGGTCTATGCCGTGGGCAAGGCGCATGAGTTCGAGCCGCTGCGGGCCTGGTTCCAGGCGCTCTATGAGGTGCTGCTGGGCGCCTCGCAAGGGCCGCGCTTCGGGTCGTTCGCGGCCATCTATGGTTTGCCGCAGACCATCGCCCTGATTGAGACTGGGGCGAACGGCGAACTGGCCGGGAACTGA
- a CDS encoding MaoC family dehydratase yields MADRYLDDLTVGESWEGAPFTITEAEVIAFAEQFDPQPMHIDPAAAAEGRFGGLIASGWHVASRVMREYVEAAHFGATPMLGLSIDDLRWLRPVRPGDILTVRREILAVTPSQSRPDRGTVKTKTWVRNQDGDLVMTFENLMQLPKDASARL; encoded by the coding sequence ATGGCCGATCGCTATCTGGACGACCTGACGGTCGGCGAAAGCTGGGAGGGCGCGCCCTTCACCATCACCGAGGCCGAGGTGATCGCCTTCGCCGAGCAGTTCGACCCTCAGCCCATGCACATCGACCCCGCCGCCGCCGCCGAGGGCCGGTTCGGCGGTCTGATCGCCAGTGGCTGGCACGTCGCCTCGCGGGTCATGCGCGAATATGTCGAGGCCGCTCACTTCGGCGCCACGCCCATGCTGGGCCTCAGCATCGACGACCTGCGCTGGCTGCGCCCGGTGCGGCCCGGCGACATTCTGACGGTTCGCCGCGAAATCCTGGCCGTCACCCCGTCGCAGAGCCGCCCCGACCGGGGCACGGTCAAGACCAAGACCTGGGTCCGCAATCAGGACGGCGACCTGGTCATGACCTTCGAGAACCTGATGCAACTCCCCAAGGACGCCTCGGCGCGGCTCTGA
- the queA gene encoding tRNA preQ1(34) S-adenosylmethionine ribosyltransferase-isomerase QueA yields the protein MLTSDFDFDLPDDCIALRPAEPRDSARLLVVKDGALQDRIIRDLPDFLQPGDALVFNDTRVIPARLSGVRQRVGPEGETLTVEVEATLHHRDAPDVWSAFMKPGKRLKAGDRVRFGRESDAACELGRLDATVEAKDEDGLITLRFDLAGPALDDAIRDVGVMPLPPYIAAKRPEDDRDLKDYQTVFATYDGSVAAPTAGLHFTPALLEAIRARGVSTHAVTLHVGAGTFLPVKADDTADHKMHSEWGEVSPETAAALNAVRAAGGRIVCVGTTSLRLLESATTEDGVVQPFHGDTAIFITPGYRFRACDVLMTNFHLPKSTLFMLVSAFAGLETMRAAYAHAIDNGYRFYSYGDGSLLFRNDA from the coding sequence ATGCTGACCTCAGATTTCGACTTCGACCTGCCCGATGACTGCATCGCGCTGCGCCCCGCCGAGCCGCGCGATTCCGCGCGTCTGCTGGTGGTCAAGGACGGCGCGCTTCAGGACCGGATCATCCGTGACCTGCCGGACTTCCTGCAACCCGGCGACGCCCTGGTGTTCAACGACACGCGGGTGATCCCGGCGCGCCTGTCCGGCGTGCGCCAAAGGGTCGGACCGGAGGGCGAGACCCTGACCGTCGAGGTCGAGGCCACCCTGCACCACCGCGACGCGCCCGACGTCTGGTCCGCCTTCATGAAGCCGGGCAAGCGGCTGAAGGCCGGCGACCGAGTGAGGTTCGGACGAGAATCTGACGCCGCCTGCGAACTGGGCCGCCTCGACGCCACCGTCGAGGCCAAGGACGAAGACGGCCTGATCACCCTGCGCTTCGACCTGGCCGGGCCGGCGCTGGACGACGCCATTCGCGACGTCGGGGTCATGCCCCTGCCCCCCTATATCGCGGCCAAGCGGCCTGAGGACGACCGCGACCTTAAGGACTATCAGACGGTCTTCGCCACCTATGACGGCTCGGTCGCCGCGCCGACGGCGGGGTTGCACTTCACCCCCGCCCTGCTGGAGGCCATCCGCGCGCGCGGCGTCAGCACCCACGCCGTGACCCTGCACGTCGGCGCCGGCACCTTCCTGCCGGTCAAGGCCGACGACACCGCCGACCACAAGATGCACAGCGAGTGGGGCGAGGTCTCGCCCGAGACCGCCGCAGCCCTGAACGCCGTGCGCGCCGCCGGCGGCCGCATCGTCTGCGTCGGCACCACCTCGCTTCGTCTGCTGGAAAGCGCCACCACCGAGGACGGCGTGGTCCAGCCCTTCCACGGCGACACCGCCATCTTCATCACGCCCGGCTACCGCTTCCGCGCCTGCGACGTGCTGATGACCAACTTCCACCTGCCCAAGTCGACCCTCTTCATGCTGGTCAGCGCCTTCGCCGGGCTGGAGACCATGCGCGCCGCCTACGCCCACGCCATCGACAACGGCTATCGCTTCTATTCCTATGGCGACGGGAGCCTGCTGTTCAGGAACGACGCATGA
- the tgt gene encoding tRNA guanosine(34) transglycosylase Tgt, producing MLPFPFQINATEGRARTGVLKTTRGDIRTPAFMPVGTAATVKALTVDQVKQTGADILLGNTYHLMLRPGPERMERLGGLHNFMRWDKPILTDSGGFQVMSLSGISKLTEEAVTFSSHIDGSKHVLTPERSIQIQADRLGSDIVMQLDECVAWPAEEKRARQGMELSARWAQRSKNAFGTRDTQALFGIQQGSTYENLRRESSERLQEIGFDGYALGGLAVGEGHEAMCEVLDYAPEFLPKDRPRYLMGVGKPIDLVEAVYRGVDMFDCVLPTRAGRHGQAWTWDGPINLKNARFAEDQDPLDMGVPCPASNDYSKAYLHHLIRADEILGKVLLSWHNIAFYQALTAAMREAISEGRFEQFRRDFRARHVKA from the coding sequence CTGTTGCCCTTTCCCTTCCAGATCAACGCCACCGAAGGCCGCGCCCGCACCGGGGTGCTGAAGACCACGCGCGGCGACATCCGCACCCCAGCCTTCATGCCCGTCGGCACGGCCGCCACGGTCAAGGCGCTGACGGTGGATCAGGTCAAGCAGACCGGCGCGGACATCCTGCTGGGCAACACCTATCACCTGATGCTGCGCCCCGGCCCGGAGCGGATGGAGCGCCTCGGCGGGCTGCACAACTTCATGCGCTGGGACAAGCCGATCCTGACGGACTCCGGCGGCTTTCAGGTCATGAGCCTGTCGGGCATTTCCAAGCTGACGGAGGAGGCCGTGACCTTCTCCAGCCATATCGACGGCTCCAAACACGTCCTGACGCCGGAACGCTCGATCCAGATTCAGGCCGACCGCCTGGGCTCCGACATCGTCATGCAACTGGACGAATGCGTCGCCTGGCCCGCCGAGGAAAAGCGCGCCCGTCAGGGCATGGAGCTGTCGGCCCGCTGGGCGCAGCGCTCCAAGAACGCCTTTGGAACCCGCGACACCCAAGCCCTGTTCGGCATCCAGCAGGGCTCGACCTATGAGAACCTGCGCCGCGAATCCTCGGAGCGCCTGCAAGAGATCGGCTTCGACGGCTATGCGCTAGGCGGTCTGGCCGTAGGCGAGGGCCATGAGGCCATGTGCGAGGTGCTGGACTATGCGCCGGAGTTCCTGCCCAAGGACCGCCCGCGCTATCTGATGGGCGTGGGCAAGCCCATTGATCTGGTCGAGGCAGTCTATCGCGGCGTCGACATGTTCGACTGCGTCCTGCCGACCCGCGCCGGTCGCCACGGTCAGGCCTGGACCTGGGACGGACCGATCAACCTGAAGAACGCCCGCTTCGCCGAGGATCAAGACCCGCTGGACATGGGCGTGCCCTGCCCCGCGTCCAACGACTATTCAAAGGCTTATCTGCACCACCTGATCCGCGCCGACGAGATTCTCGGCAAGGTGCTGCTCAGCTGGCACAACATCGCCTTCTATCAGGCCCTGACGGCGGCCATGCGCGAGGCCATCAGCGAAGGTCGTTTCGAGCAGTTCCGCCGCGACTTCCGCGCCCGTCACGTCAAGGCCTAG